The nucleotide sequence CCATGGAACAGGCACAAGCACGCCGCACCGGCAAGCAGCAGGGCGGCGGTTGAGATGGACTGGCAAGGCTGGGCGCTGTTTGGGCTCCTCGCCACCACTGCGCTGACCGCGGTGCTGATCGCGTGCCAGATGGCCGGCTGGACAAGGCTCGACCTGCCGCTGGTCCTGGGCAGCCTCGTGACGCCGGATCCGGACAAGGCGCGTGTCGCCGGGTTCTTCATCCACCTCGCGGCCGGGCAGGTCTTCGCGCTCGGCTACGCGGCGGTTTTCGCTCTGCTGGGCCGAGCCACGTGGTGGATCGGCGCACTGCTGGGCCTCCTGCACGTCGCCGTCGCGCTGACCGTCATCCTGCCCCTGCTGCCGGGCATTCATCCGAGGATGGCCAGCACCAGGGCCGGCCCGGCCAGCCGTTCAGCCCTCGAACCGCCGGGCCTGCTCGGCCTGAACTACGGGATCCAGACTCCGGCAGTAGCCGTGGCGGCCCACCTGGTGTACGGCTCGCTGCTCGGACTGCTCCTCACCGCTGGCTGACAGGGAGAAGGTGAAGCCACGTGGAAACCAGGATGCACTCCCCCGCCCTGGAGGACTACGGGCTGCTGGGCGACACGCGGACTGCCGCGCTGGTCTCGGCCGACGGCGGCATCGACTGGCTCTGCGCGCCCACCTTCGACGGCGATCCCGTCTTCGGCGCGCTGCTCGGCGGCGCCGAAGCCGGCACCTTCCGCGCCGGCCCCGCCTTCCCCGCCGAACGCCTCGTCCGCCGGTACCGGCCGCACACGGCGACGCTCGAAACGGTCTGGGCCGCGGACGGGGGAACACTGACCCTCACCGAAGCGATGGTGGCCGAGGTGTCGGGCCGCCTGCTGCCCACCACCCTCCTGATCCGGCGGCTGGAGGCCGACGGCGCACCGGTACGGGCCGCCGTCGACTTTAACCCCCGGTTCGGCGAGCGCCATCTGCGCCCCCGCGTCCGGAGGGGGCGGCATCTGGTCTGCGAATGGGGCGCCCTGGCCATGTCACTCGGCTGCAGCGGCGGGTTGCGGGTTGAGCCGGGTACGACGGCGGAACTCACCGTTGAGCCCGGCCGTCCCGTGGTGATGGTGCTTGGGTTGGCATATACGGAACCGCTGATCTGGGTGGATCCGGAGACCGCGTGGGACCTGGTGGAAGCCGATGAGGACCGCTGGCGGGAGTGGACGTCGGGCATCAGCCGGGACGTTCCGTTCCGTGAACCGGTGCTGCGGAGCCTGCTGACGCTGAAGCTGCTGACCTACTCCCCCTCGGGAGCACCGGTGGCCGCCCCTACCACGTCACTGCCGGAGGACCCGGGCGGCATCCGCAACTGGGACTACAGGTACGCCTGGCCGCGGGATGCCAGCATCGGCATCGCCGCGTTCCTTGGCCTCGGCAAGGATGCCGAGGCACTGAACTTCCTGAACTGGCTCCTGCACGCCAGCAGGCTGGAGCGGCCCCGGCTGCCGGCCCTGCTCACCCTGACCGGCGGGCATGTCCCCCGCGAGCGCACGCTGGAGAACTGGCCGGGCTACGCGGACAGCTCTCCGGTGCGGGCGGGCAACGGGGCCGCGCACCAGCATCAGCTGGACGGCTACGGCTGGGTGCTCGACGCCGCGTGGAACCTCGTGCGGCAGGGGCGGCGCCTGAACTCGGAGACGTGGCGGGCGATGCGCAGCTTCACGGATCTGGTGGCGCGGCGGTGGCCGGAACCGGACGCGGGCATCTGGGAAATCAGGGCCGATGCCGCGCACCATGTGCATTCGAAGATCATGGGCTGGCTCGCCCTTGACCGGGCACTGCGGATTGCCGAAACCCACCGCATCAGCGCCCGGCGGCGGCGCCGGTGGGAGACGGCACGAAGCGAGCTCACAGCCGACATCAGGGCGCAGGGATTCGACGCCGCCCGGAACACATACACGCGCTCCTACGGATCGGCCGATCTCGACTCGGCCCTGCTGATCCTGCCCGTGACCGGCTTCGAGGATTCCGGCTCTCCGCGGCTGCGGGGGACGGTGGATGCGGTGTGGGTTGAGTTGTCGGCCGGCTACCCCTTCCTCTACCGCTACCCGCCCGGCCAGGACGGGTTGCCCGGTGATGAAGGAGCTTTCCTGCCGTGTTCCTTCTGGCTGGCCCAGGCCCTCGCCCTGACGGGACGGGCAGCCGAGGCTGCGGAACTGTTCGAGTCGCTGCTGGGCTACGCCGGTCCGCTGGGCCTGTTCAGCGAGGAAGCCGATCCCGCCACCGGAACGCTCCTCGGCAACTATCCGCAGGCGATGACGCACGCCGCGCTGGTCCAGGCGGCGCTGGCCCTCCGCGACGCCTCCCACCAGCTGGCGCCCCTCCCGCAGGCCGCGGGCCCGAAGGAAGCCTGACTCCTCCACCGGCACAGCCCTGACGGGAATTTTCGGGGTGAGCCCCCCGCAAAAGGGGGAACCGTCTATCGGATCCTAGGAAAATCCCAACGTCCGGGCGGCAGGCTCGGCGTGGGGGGCATCAACTACACAAACGCACCATGCGCCCCTCGGACAGGACATTTACCATCAGGGGGGACATCTTGAGTGTTCAAAAGCAGGACCAAAAAGAACGGTCGAAAGTCCGGGTGGCCCGGCGCCGGCGGACGATGGGGATAGTGACCCTGGGCGCGGTGCTGGCGTCCGGGCTGACCGCCCTGCCGCCGGCTGTTGCGGCGCTGCCGGCAGGCGGTCCCGTGCTGTCGCAGTCGGTAGTCGCTGGCATGGTGCCCGCGGCGCTGCCCGCCGGCCCTGCGGGCGTGGGCCCGATCGATCCGACCAACGGTTATCCGTACTGGTACGCCGACGGCGGGGACGAGGCCAAGGGGCTGGAGCCCGTCCGGCTGGAGCTGTGCCTTGACGGCTCGGTCTGCCCGGTCATCGGCATCGACTACGATCCGACCCAGCCGCTGGCGATTCCCGGGAATTTCCCGGAAGAGTCATTCTGGTGGTCGGCCGAAACGTCGCTGACCATGCCGGGCGGGGCATCAGCACGGCTGATCATGGCCCAGGAGGCGGCGTTTTCCGGAGTCGGGGACGTGGCGCAGGGACAGCAGAACGGGTTCGCCCGACTGCGGATCCGGCTGGACGACGGCGTACCCAACCAGCGGTACACGTTCACCCACCCGTACGGTGTTGAGGTGCTGACCGCGGATGACCGCGGCCGGATCCGCTTCACCGAAGACATCGGCTGCATGCAGCAGCCGTGCAGCTGGGACGAGCCGTCCGAGGGACGCATCGGCCCCTTCCTGCGGTGGGACCCGGCCGTGGCACCGGCAGCACCGGAAGGCTTTATCGGCGACCCTCTCGTCGAACACAAGGTGGTGGGCAGCCCCAACAACACGGACTACTTCCAGGTCTCCGGACCGGCGGACGCGGGCGGCACTCCCGCGAGCGCCCGGACGGACCTGTTCGCCGTGCAGGGCAAAATCGCCACGCTGAAGGCAGGGGTGGACAAGCCCGGGGGCGTCTACAACTCCAAGCAAACGGTCAAAATCCAGGCGTCCCTGCCGGACAAGGCGAAGATCATCTACACCACGGACGGCACCGATCCCGGGTTCAACGAAGACGGCACCATTAACGGAACCGAAGTCGTGCCTGCCGCGGGCGACATGTCCGCGGTGGCCGCCGTCGAACTGGCCACACCGGGCCTGACCACGCTGAAGTACATGGCGGTGGACCTCGAGGACAAGGAGAAGGCCACCGCCATCTACACCGAAGAGTATGAACTCGACGCCACCCGGCCGTGGCTTGAGGCCAGCCCGGACGCGGCCGCTGGTCCCCTCGCGGGACCGCAGACGGTCACCCTCACAGGGACCACGAACGACCCCTCCGTTGCGCCGGACATCTACTACACCACGGACGGATCGGCCCCGGGTCTGACGGAGGATGGGGAACCGACCGGCTCCACCCGCGAATACAACGATCCATTCCGGCTCGGGATGTCCACCACCATCCGGGCCGTCGCCATCGACCCGGCCACCGGAACTGCCGGCGAGGTGCGTTCCTTCCCGTTCAAGGTCCGCAACCTCTCTGAAGTGGGCCCCCTCGGCGACCACGGCTTCCCGGTGTGGCTGAAGGACAACGGCTGGGAAGGGCAGGAACCGGTCCAGCTGGACCTGTGCCTGGATGACCCGCTGTGCCCGGTGGTCGATGACCGGCCAGACCCGACGCAGCCGACGTCGTTCCCGGACAACTTCCCGGGCGAGGCGTTCTGGTTCGCGTCCGACGCGGAAGTTCCCGTCGACGGCGGGGACGTCCGGCTGACCCTCGGTTCGGAGGCAGCGTTCGGGGCGGATGCCGTGCAGGACAACGCGCAGGTCGGCTTCGGCCGGGTCCGGGTCCGCGGCGACGCGGTCTTCGAGCCGGAGGCAACCTACCGGTTCACACACCCTTACGGGGCCCTGGACCTGAAGGCGGATCTCGACGGCAACATCAACTACACCGAGGACCTGGGCGCCCTGAACGCCACCGGCGACTTCTCGGGGCTGCTGGAGAGCAGGATCGGGCCGTTCCTCCGGTGGACCGAAGGTGCTCCCGAAGGGTACCTCGGCGACGGCGCCACGCCGCACGCCGTGACCGGCAGCCCGTATGACACGAACTACTTCAAGATCGAGAAGATTGCTGCGCCCAGCGGCGATGTACTGGATCCGGAGCTCCTTGGGGAGACCGACCAGTTCGTGGTCCAGGGCCGCATGACCGGCGCCACCCCGCCGGAGCCCACCCCCACGGCAACGACGGCGGGCGGCGTGTTCGCCACCGACCAGCTCGTGGCGCTGACGGCCACCCCGGAGAATGCACAGATCTTCTTCACCACCGACGGCACGGACCCGACGACGGCCAGCACGCTGTACACGGAGCCGATTCCAATCACCGCCGAGGGCACCACCACGGTGAAGTTCATCGCCGTGGCGTTTGGCATCGCCTCTCCAGTGATGACGGAGACGTTCACGGTGGACAAGACGGCACCGGGCCTGAGCGCCAATGTTGACGGCAGCGAGGTCCCTGCGGGCACCGCCGTGACACTGTCCGCCAGCGAGGACGCGGCCATCTTCTTCACGCTGGATGGCAGTGAGCCCACAGCGGACGGCACGCGGTACTCGGCACCGGTGACGCTCGCGGGGGGCCAGACCCTGCGGGCGGTGGCCATCGATGCCGCCGGCAATGCCAGCAGCATCGGCAGCTGGACGGCGGCCGAAGGAACCGGCGGTGAGACCCCCGTTGATCCGCCGGTCGAGGAACCTGCCACGAGGGACGGCATCGGCCGGGACTTCAACGGCGACTCCAGCGCCGATCTCGTCTCGACGGACACTTCGGGCAAGCTATGGCTGTACCCCGGCAACGGCAACGGCGGTTTCGCACCCCGGAAGCAGATCGGGTCGGGCTGGAACGGCATGACCAGCGTGGTCAGCGCCGGGGACACCAACAGTGACGGCAAGGCTGACCTGGTGGCCCGCGACGCGGCCGGCAAGCTGTGGCTGTACCCCGGTAACGGCAGGGGCGGTTTCGCCGCGAAGAAGCAGGTGGGGCAGGGCTGGAACGGCATGACCAGCATCGTTGCCCCCGGTGACTTCAGCGGGGACGGCAAAGCCGACCTCGTGGCCCGCGACAAGGCCGGCTACCTCTGGCTCTACGCCGGTGACGGGCGCGGCACCTACGGCGCCGTAAAGAAGATCGGCCGGGGCTGGAACAGCATGACAATTGTCGGCGCCGGGGACACCACCAGCGACGGCAAGGCTGATCTGGTGGCCCGCGACACTGCCGGCAACCTGTGGCTCTACGCCGGCAGGGGCGACGGATACGTGGCATCCAGCAAGCAGATCGGCACGGGCTGGAACAGCATGACCCTGCTGATGGGACCCGGCGACTTCAGCGGCGACGGCAAAAACGACCTGATCGCCCGCGACAAGTCCGGCAACCTGTGGCTGTACGCAGGCAAGGGCGACGGACACGTCTCTGGGAAGAAGATGATCGGCACGGGCTGGAACTCGATGAAGAACATCCTCTGATCCGTTCCCAGCCAGACTGAAACAGCACAACAGTGGTCTCCGCCGGTTTTCCGGAGGGGACCACTGTTGGTTAACGGAGCGTGCCCATCCAAGCCGAGAGTTTTTGTACAGATAATGGCTCCTGAAGTGCCTGGAGCGGCCGTTATCTGTACAAAAACTCGGGGTGCTTCTGCTTCGAATGCGTTGCGAGGGTCCCCGCCGTTTGGATGCCCGACGGCGGGAGTCAAGTCCGACGGCGGGCCGTAAGGTTGCCGCCGTCGGCCGTCTGTTTGGACTTTCCCTAACTTGGCCAAAAAGCTGCCGAGCAACCCGCGCTCGTGGGCGAACGCTCTCAGCTGCAAGCGTGTCGGGCGATGGGTATTTCTGCCCATCGCGGCTCTCGGCCCCCGATAGTAAATTCATTGGGTAAATACTTTCCGGCCTGACACGGCGCCACGTTCAGGAGCCGAAAGAGGGCCGCCCAACGCTCGCACCCAGGCAGGCAGCCCTCACACCCGCTCGCACACCTCCGCAAAAGGAAGATCGATGAGTCAACCCAGTTACCCCCACGCGCCCCAAAACGGTCCATCAGCTCCGCCGATTCCGCATCCGCCGTCCAGCTATGGCGGGCAGTACCAAGGCGAATACCAGCCGGGGCCCTACGGCGACGTTCCCTACGCCAGCGGGCCGGGGAAGTCGTTCATGACCACGTGGATTCTGTCCCTCCTGCTGGGCAGCTTCGGTGCGGACCGTTTCTACCTGGGCAAGGTCGGCACGGGCATCGCCAAGCTTCTGACCGGCGGCGGGTTCGGCATTTGGGCAATCGTGGACCTGATCATCACCCTGACCGGAAACGCACGGGACAAGGACGGGCGGCCGCTGGAGGGCTACCCGGAGAACAAGAAGAAGGCCTGGATCATCACCGCGGTCGTCTGGGTGATCGGAATGGTGGTCGGAGCCCTGTACATGGTGATGTCCTTTGCCATGGCTTCCCAGATGCTTGTGGGACGGAACACCCCGGCTCCGCCGCTACCCGCTGCCTCCGAAGCGGCACCGGCCCCGTCATCCGCTGCTTCCGAGGCGGCACCGGCCCCGTCATCCTCGGCCACCGACACCGCCACCGCCACCGATGCGAACTCCCTGGTGGTTACCGTGTCCGAGGGCAATACGGTGAAAGTCGGGGTCCTGGACTCCCTCTACATCTCTGAAATTCCGCGCATGTCCTACATGAAGCCGCAGAACGGAGGGTTCCTCGCCATCAAGGTTTCCTGGGAGACGCTGACGGGAAGCAGCAGGACCAGCCCTTACAACTTCGAGGTCTACGACACGGACGGCAATGAGGGCGAGCTGATCTCTCTGGACGAGGGGCTGGGGAGCCTGCCCACTGAGGAAGTTGGCGCCGGTGATGTTCGCCGGGGAATGATCGTGTTCGACGTCAGGAAGGGCCCCGTCAAGGTCGTGGTCAAGGATGAGTTCGGGGACGCGGCATCCACCTTCACCCTGACCACTCAGTAATCTGTGACGGGAAAAACCGAGGTCCTGCCCTGCTGCAGCCCGATTGTTGATATTTTTTGATTGCCGCTCCGCAATGTGCGGGCCGGGGGACCCACCATTTGCCATCGAAAGGCACCATCATGAGCACACCTCAGTACCAGCCGCAGTACCAGGGCTACGCGCCGGCACCGGCTTCCGCCAAGACCAACACGCTGGCCATCGTTGCGCTGATCTCGTCGTTCTTCATCAGCCTGCTCGGCGTCATTCTGGGCCACGTCGCCCTGGGCCAGATCAAGAGGACCGGCGAAGGCGGACGCGGCCTGGCCATCGCCGCCCTGGTCATCGGCTACGCGTCGATTGCCCTCTCGGTCGTCCTGCTCATCGTCGTCCTCGGATCGGCCGCCGCCTCCCAGGCCTGACAGCAGCGCGGCAGACCCCCGCCGGGAACTTTCCCGGCGGGGGTCTGTTGCTTTCTGCCGCGGAAAGACGGACGACGGCGGCGCTCCCCCGCCGCCGTCCGCTTCCGTTTTCTAGGACTCCAGTCCGCGAAGCGTCTCCCTCGCACCGTACCGGTGCAGGCTGGCCAGCGCTTCGGAGTACGCGGTGACAAACCGTTCGTTGTCGATGAGGTCGCCGAAGACTTCCCGGTTCGAGATGAAGGACAGCGGGTCCTGCCGCTGGCGTGCGGCGGCGGCCATCAGGGTGTCCTTGAGCCGGTCCACCACCTCGATCGGGTTGCCCTGCTCGTCCGTTCCTTCGGCATAGCGTGCCCAGCTCGCCACAATCGCAGCAGACCGGCTGATCTCTCCCCCGTTCTCGAGGTTGATCCGCACCACGGGCAGCAGCCACTTCGGGATCCGGTCCGAGCTCTCCGCACACAGCCGGGCCAGGGTGTCGCGGACGTATTCGTTGGAGAAGCGCTCGATCAGGGCCCGCTTGTACGTGCCGAGGTCGATGCCGGGCACCGGCTGCAGCGTCGGCGTCGCTTCCCGGTCCATGTAGTCCAGCAGGAACCGCGCGAACAGCGGGTCCTGCGCCGCCTCGTGCGCGTAGCGGTACCCGGCCAGGTGCCCGAAGTAGCACATCCCCTGGTGGCTCGCGTTGAGCAGCCGCAGCTTCATCAGCTCATACGGCTCCACGTCCTCCACGAGCTGCACGCCGGCCTTTTCGAAGGGCGGACGCCCCAGGCTGAAGTGGTCCTCGAGCACCCACTGCTCGAAGGGTTCGCAGACCACGGGCCAGCCGTCCTCAACACCGAACTCCTCCGCGATGGCCTGCCGGTCCTCGTCGGTGGTGACGGGCGTGATGCGGTCCACCATGCTGTTGGGGAAGGGCACGTGCTCGGTGACCCAGGCGCCGAGAGCCGGGTCCTTGAGCGAGGCGAAGGCCGTGAACATCTCCCGCGCCACGTCGCCGTTGCCCTGGATGTTGTCGCAGGACATGACCGTGAACGGCGCCAGCCCCCGGTCCCGGCGCCGGCGCAGCGCCTCGGTGATGAGCCCGAAGGTGGTCCGCGGCGCGGCACCGGGCTGGAGGTCGTGGACCACATCGGGGTTGTCGGCGTCGAAGCGGCCGGTGACGTGGTGGAAGTTGTACCCGCCCTCGGTGACTGTCAGCGAAACGATCCGGACGGCGTCGGACGCCATTTTTTCGATCACGGCCTCGGGATCGTCGGGCGCGAAGAGGTACTCGATGATGGAGCCGATCACCCGGCCTTCCCGCGTCCCGTCGGGGTTCTTCACCACCAGCGTGTACAGGCAGTCCTGCCGGTCCATGACCTGCTTCATCCGGGCGTCGCCGGGCAGGACGCCCACGCCGCAGATGGCCCAGTCGTGGGCGAGGCCGGCGTTCATCAGCTGGTCCAGGTACATGGCCTGGTGCGCGCGGTGGAAGCCGCCGACGCCGAAGTGGACGATGCCGGCGGTCAGGGCCGAGCGGTCATAGGACGGACGGGCCAGGCTGCCCGGGAGTTCGGTGAGTGTCGCATCGGTGAGCATTGCTGTTCCTTTCAGTGCGGGCTCAGCGGCCCGGGTAGACCACGGCTTTGAGCTGTCCGGGCTGCTTGCCCGCTTTCAGTGCTTCTTCGGCGTCGGCCAGGCCGAACCTGCCGGTGACCAGGATGTCCAGGTCCACCTTGCCGTCGGCTATGAGCTGGATGGCCAGGGGCCAGGTGTTGGTGTAGCGGAAGACGCCGGAGAGCCAGATCTCCCGGTTCTGGATGTACGAGACGGGGAGTTCGACGTCGTCCGCCCCCAGCCCCACGAGGATCACCTTTCCGGCGGGCGCCACGGCCTTGATCCCGGAACGGACCGCCTGCGGTGCGCCGGAAGCGTCAATGAACGCGTCGACGTCGAGCCCCTCCACCGTGTCAGTGCGGGCGTTGAGCGCGTGGGTGGCGCCGTGGTCCAGCGCGAACGCGAGGCGGTCCTCGGCGATGTCGCTGATGTAGATTTCGGTGGCGCCGAACGCGCGGGCGGCCTGGGCGGCGATGATGCCGATGGGTCCGGCGCCGGCGATCAGCACCCGGCTGCCGGGGCGGATGCCGGCGCGTTCGCAGGCCCACAGCCCCACGGAGAGCGGCTCGATCAGGGCGGCCGCCTCGTCGCTGACGCTGTCCGGGATCTCATAGGCGAAGTCGGACTGGATGGTGACGTATTCCGTGAACGCGCCGTCCACCGGCGGGGTGGCGTAGAACTCGATGTCCGGGCAGAGGTTGTACCGTCCGGCGCGGCATTGCTTGCAGGTGCGGCAGGGTCGCTGGGGTTCGACGGCGACCCGCTTGCCGATGCGGGCAGGGTCCACGGCGCTTCCGGCGGCGGTGATCCGGCCGGAGAGTTCGTGGCCGAGGATGAGCGGGTGGTCCACCACGTAGTCGCCGATCCGGCCGTGTTCGTAGTAGTGGACGTCGCTGCCGCAAACGCCGACGGCGGCCACCTGCACCAGGACCTGGTCGGGATCCAGCTGCGGGACGGGCAGCGTTTCCAGGGCCATCTCGCCCTGGCGCTTGAGGACGGCGGCGCGCATGGTGTCCGGCAGGCCTGTTTGGCCGGGGGCTGTCTGGCCGGTGCCTGCCTGGCCTGGGGCGGCGGGCTGGGTGGTTGTTGTCATGGAGGTCATTCCTTTGGAAGTGGAGGGCGTTACTTGGCCGCGCTGTTACTTGACCACGCCGTTACTTGACCGCGCCGAGCGACAGACCCTGGACGAGCTTGTCCTGCGCGGCGAAGCCGGCGAACAGCACGGGCAGGGAGATGATGACGGCGGCGGCACACACCTTGGCGAGGAACAGGCCCTGGCCGGAGACGAAGCCGGTGAGGAACACCGGGGCGGTGCCGGCGACGACGCCGGTGAGGACGCGGGCCAGCAGGAGTTCGTTCCAGCTGAAAATGAAGCAGATCAGGGCGGTGGCGGCGATGCCGGGCATGGCAACGGGGGCGATGATCTTGCGCAGGATGAGCAGGAGGCTGGCGCCGTCGATCTGGGCCGCCTCGAGCATTTCCTCCGGGACTTCGGCGAGGAAGGAGCGCATCATCCACACGGCGATGGGCAGGTTCATGGAGGTGTACATCAGGATCAGGAACCAGATGTTGTCCAGCGCGCCGACGGTCCGGGCAAAGAGGTAGAGCGGCAGGATCGCGGCCACCACCGGCATCATCTTGGTGGAGAGGAAGAAGAACATGACGTCGGTCCACTTCTTCACCGGCCGGATGGAGAGGGCGTACGCGGCCGGGATGGCCAGTGCCAGCACCAGGACGGTGGAGAGGATGGAGGCGGTGGCGGAGTTGATCAGCGGCGGCCAGGGGCTGACGCCGGAGGTGGCGCCGAAGAACTCCTTGTACGCGTCCAGGGTCAGGTCCGCGGCGATGGAGGGCGGGTTCGTGGCGGCGTCGGTTTCGGAGTGGAAGGAGGTCAGGATCATCCACAGCACGGGGGTGGCGAAGAGCAGTGCCAGCAGCCAGGCGGCGATCCCGGCGGCGGTGTTGTTCCGTGTAGGGTCCATCCGGGACTTGCGACGCCGTGAGATGCGGCCGGTGTTTAGGGCGATAGGGCCGGCGGGGTTGTCCTGTGCAGCGGGCGTGAGGGTGCTCATCGTGCTGCCTCCTTTTTGAAGAGCGAGAAAACGGTGCGGAGGGCGAAGGTCGCCACGATGATGGTGCCGATGACCACCACGACGCCGGCGGCGGAGGCCAGGCCGTATTCGTTGGCGAAGTAGAACGTCTGGTAGATCGCGTAGGGCAGGTTCGCGGTGCCCAGGCCGCCGGCGGTGAGGGTGAAGACCGAGTCGAAGTTCTGCACGATGTAGATCGCGCCGAGCAGGCCCCCGAGTTCCAGGTACTGGCGCAGGTGCGGCAGGGTCAGGTCGCGGAAGATGATCCACGGGCTGGCGCCGTCCATCTGGGCGGCTTCGATGGTGTCCATCGGGCGGGACTGCAGCCCGGCGAGCAGGATGAGCATCATGAACGGGGTCCACTGCCAGACCAGGGACGCGATCACAGCTGCCAACGGGGCCTGGGACAGCAGGTCCAGCTGGGGGGCGGCGCTGCTGCCGAACAGCGACCAGACCCAGGTCAGGATGCCGTTGATCAGCCCGTAGGTCGGGTTCAGCAGGGCGTGCTTCCAGATCAGGGCCGCAGCCACCGGGACCACCAGGAACGGGGCGATCAGCAGGGTCCGGGCCAGGCCGCGGCCGATGAACTTCTTGTCCAGCAGC is from Arthrobacter sp. QXT-31 and encodes:
- a CDS encoding carbohydrate ABC transporter permease, whose translation is MTTATARISRPGHSAPKSPSPRDTRSRERALAWARRAPLLPALIFLIIVTQLPFLVTLIISFMSWNSLSPDKTAFTGLENYVTVLTDPDLRQAIFTTIVLTVSVVLISLLIGLGLALLLDKKFIGRGLARTLLIAPFLVVPVAAALIWKHALLNPTYGLINGILTWVWSLFGSSAAPQLDLLSQAPLAAVIASLVWQWTPFMMLILLAGLQSRPMDTIEAAQMDGASPWIIFRDLTLPHLRQYLELGGLLGAIYIVQNFDSVFTLTAGGLGTANLPYAIYQTFYFANEYGLASAAGVVVVIGTIIVATFALRTVFSLFKKEAAR